TAGGGTGATGATGCCTTTCCTTCTTGTAACGCAACTGCTCTGGATCAAACCCACCTTCCTCTGCTCCATACACCGCCCATGATGGTGTTTCAGCCATATAGTCTCTGCTCGTGAACGCTTCTCCAGAAGCCACCTATTCATTCATAAATGTCAGTAAAAATCAGCATGAATGATCAATCTTGTGTTTGGTTTATAACTAACTAACCAGATCGTGGAACTTTTCGTAGTCAATCCAAGTAAACCACTTTCCATCCACTTTGAACTTGTCGGTTCTCCCTAGAAGAACACAGCAAGAATGGGCGTGCTCGCAAGCTACTTCGTACTCTCCATTGCTCTTCAGAGACAGAGCTTCTGAGAACGCTTTAACATCTGCGTGCCATGGTACATTCTCCATTGTCAACTTTGATGTTGCAGATCTGTTTATGTTTCAATAAGATTAACATATAAGTTATATGACTGTGAGTAACAAGAGCGGGGAGATAGAAGAAAGCAAGTGAAACACACTCACGATCCACAATATGTGACTCCTTTGATCTCGATGAAATCAGGTTTCCCAATGCTAAAGAGGTTGAAATAAGCTTCTAGCTCCTCTGTGTTCCATCCTTTGACAAGTGTTAAACGGTAGACGGTTCGCTGCTGCTTCTCTTGGAGAGCTTTCAAGGAGTCCTGTGATACAAATGGTGCAGAGATTATATGCCTTTACCTTAACTCACATTTCATTTCCAAGGATTTTACATGAAGGAATTTGATTTAGGCACTCACAATAAAGCGCTCCCAGAAGTCTGCAAAGAGAGGCCTATCAATAGCCTTCAAGCTCTCTTTGGTGGCAGCATCTACACTTACGTACAACTGTAGATATCAAAAGATAACGAGACAGAAAATTTGGTAATTCAACGAGTGCATGGAGAGCTTTCAGAGCTCATTTCTGAAATAACTAACAAGAGACAGACCTGGGTGATGGGCTTCATCATCAAAATCTTTTCGGGGAATTGGGCATTAGTAACCAAAAATGTGGATATACGCTTTCCATGTAGTTCATCTACAAGGGCATTGATCTCTGGATACATAATTGGCTCACCAACAAGTGATAACGCACAATGCCTTGGTGTTAGACCTTCTTGTAATTTCTCTGCAGTTACACCTGAAGAACATATCCCGCCAATAAATAAAGCGTCAGCTTCTGACATTCAACTAAGTGGTGGAAACAAATTAATCAAGTAACAAGACACGCAGGTTATCTATAACTAGCAAGCTCACAACCTTTTTTGGTCAACGGTCTAAATGGCTTTCTTAACATGCATATCTAGATAAATGAAGCTGAGTTTCATAAACTAAGAGATAATCTAAATTGGTTTCATCGGATCCCAACTTAACCCATAGAATATCAAAGACCAGATTGAGATTTATAAGCATGTATCTTCCGCAAGCAAGGAATATGATAATCAGACCTGGAACTCCTTTCATCTGTTTGATCATCTTTGTATGAAGATCAAGAGCACCTTTCACAATCTCTTTAGGATCGTCCATCTTCCACTGCCAGCTCTTTCCCACAGGGTTTGTATGATGCCTCCAACAGAAGACACATTTGTTCGCACAAGCCAAACTAGGTGTTGTCTCCATACACCTTGTTTAttcaaaaaaacaacaacataagAATCACGACCTATAATAGaagggagaaaaaaaaagacaacttgCAATCAATCAAACCTGTGACTCTCAATGCCATAAAAGGAGTGCTTGTAACAACCTCCCCTGCCTCTAAGCTGCGACTTTGTCCATCTACAAATCTTAACCCCACTATGCGAACCAATGATTTTATATCCCTGCAAGTTTCACAAAACTTTCAGAAAATCTACA
The DNA window shown above is from Raphanus sativus cultivar WK10039 unplaced genomic scaffold, ASM80110v3 Scaffold5029, whole genome shotgun sequence and carries:
- the LOC130507637 gene encoding S-adenosyl-L-methionine-dependent tRNA 4-demethylwyosine synthase-like; this translates as MNLTSMSSSSSIHARLALIALLSATTFYCIQKYRRLKLLKHNHLSSNLNPSTTRRGKIFFISQTGTSKSLAQRLRDLLASNGIAFDLVDPRSYEPEDLPKETLAIFIVSTWDGGKPPKDGEFLVDWLSESAEDFRVGSLVLSGCRFAVFGVGGRAYGESYNAVGKELSRRMVGLGGVEMVPMGEGDVDDGEMDGVFRDWCDGVIRVLKGGSAQETNEISQNGAVVSDGEYIDTTDEEEEEEDSNDIVDLEDIAGKAPSRKNGVVKVAKGDGKKEMVTPVIRASLTKQGYKIIGSHSGVKICRWTKSQLRGRGGCYKHSFYGIESHRCMETTPSLACANKCVFCWRHHTNPVGKSWQWKMDDPKEIVKGALDLHTKMIKQMKGVPGVTAEKLQEGLTPRHCALSLVGEPIMYPEINALVDELHGKRISTFLVTNAQFPEKILMMKPITQLYVSVDAATKESLKAIDRPLFADFWERFIDSLKALQEKQQRTVYRLTLVKGWNTEELEAYFNLFSIGKPDFIEIKGVTYCGSSATSKLTMENVPWHADVKAFSEALSLKSNGEYEVACEHAHSCCVLLGRTDKFKVDGKWFTWIDYEKFHDLVASGEAFTSRDYMAETPSWAVYGAEEGGFDPEQLRYKKERHHHPKPQPQVVVA